A genomic region of Mus musculus strain C57BL/6J chromosome 7, GRCm38.p6 C57BL/6J contains the following coding sequences:
- the Vmn1r93 gene encoding vomeronasal 1 receptor 93 gives MSVRGKSLKTTEEVALQIILLCQFGVGTMANVFLFVHNFSPVLTGSKQRPRQVILSHMAVANALTLFLTVFPNNMMAFAPRNPPTELKCKLKFFSHLVTRSTNLCSTCVLSIHQFVILVPISRGKLLLRASVPNLVSYSCYGCWFFSVLSNIHIPIKVTGPQITDNNTDSKSKFFCSTSGFTVRIVFLQFSHDATFMSIMVWTSVSMVLLLHRHRQRMQHILTPNQDARGQAESRATHTILMLVVTFVSFYLLNFICIIFHTFFIHYNLFIRLLGEILAAGFPTISPLLLIFRDPKNPCLELFHCFKPESLQNLKHRRQLH, from the coding sequence ATGTCTGTTCGTGGTAAATCcctgaaaaccactgaggaagtggctcttcagatcattttgctttgccagtttggggttgggaCCATGGCCAATGTCTTCctgtttgtccataatttctctccagtcttgactggttctaaacagaggcccagacaggtgattttaagccacatggctgtggccaatgccttgactctattcctcactgtatttccaaacaacatgatgGCTTTTGCTCCAAGAAATCCTCCaactgaactcaaatgtaaattaaaattcttcAGTCACCTGGTGACAAGAAGCACAAatttgtgttccacctgtgtcctgagtatCCATCAGTTTGTCATTCTGGTTCCTATTAGTAGAGGTAAACTTCTACTCAGAGCAAGTGTCCCAAATTTGGTGAGTTATTCTTGTTACGgttgttggtttttcagtgtcttaagtaacatccacattccaattaaggtcactggtccacagataacagacaataacactgactctaaaagcaagtttttctgttccacttctggattcaCTGTAAGAATTGTCTTCTTGCAGTTTTCCcatgatgccacattcatgagcatcatggtctggaccagtgtctccatggtacttctcctccatagacatcgccagcgaatgcagcacatcctcactcccaatcaggacgccagaggccaagctgagtccagagcaacccatactatcctgatgctggtggtcacatttgttagcttttatcttctaaattttatttgtatcatctttcataccttttttatacattataatttattcatACGGCTTCTTGGTGAGATTTTGGCTGCAGGTTTCCCTACTATTTCTCccttactgttgatcttcagagatcctaAGAATCCTTGTCTTGAGCTCTTCCACTGTTTTAAACCAGAGTCGCTACAAAATTTGAAACACAGAAGACAGCTTCACTAA